The Litoribrevibacter albus genome segment TTCCATACCCAATAAATCCGTATAGAAGGACAAACATTCTTCAAACTTATTAACGAACAAAGCAACATGCCGTAAACCGGCATGCCTTGCTGGACGCTCTACAGACATATTAGCCCTCGATCACTTCATAATCGTGCGTGATTTCCACACCCGCCTTGCCCAACATGATAGACGCGGAACAATACTTCTCTGCTGAAAGTTCAACCGCACGTTTAACCTGTGCTTCTTTCAAGTTAGTTCCAGTCACTTTAAAGTGCAGATGAATCTTGGTGAATACCGAAGGAACTTCATCAGCACGCTCAGCCTCAATTTCAGCCACACAGTCTGTTACTTGCTGACGGGACTTTTTCAAAATACTCACGACATCAAAGGAAGCACACCCTCCCATACCGATCAATAGAGTTTCCATTGGACGCATACCGATATTACGACCACCATGATCTTCCGGGCCATCCATTAAGACAGTATGACCTGTGCCCGACTCACCTAAGAAACTTACATTTTCAACCCATTTAATACGTGCTTTCATCACTTCACCTTTTATTTTCGAGATAAACATTGTAACTGGATCACATTCCTAGCAAAACATTTCAAAATAATTTATAAAGTTCTTTAATATCATGCATGTAGAACACTAACTGCATAAGAAGCTGACAAGAATCAGCCTAACGAATGGAAATTTGGGGAATAATTGGCAAGTTAGTCTATTCTTAATAAGTCTGTGTTTACACCAAAACAAGGCTTTACATGACTAACCAAGTCCACTCTAATGTTGCCTTTGTTAAGAAGAATCACACAAATACAAAAGGGATCTCTCAGGTTTAGCCTATGACTAGCATTATTAAGCCAGTAGAAACCAACAAGCATTTGGACGCTTTCGTAGCTCAATGCCATCGCAGAAAATATCCAAGTAAAAGTACCATCATCTATGCTGGCGATGAATGTGATTCTCTTTACTACATTGTGAAAGGATCAGTAGCCGTCATCATTGAAGATGACGATGGACGTGAAATGATTATGGCTTATCTGAACGCCGGAGACTTCTTCGGTGAGATGGGCCTTTTCGATCAGGAAGAAACTCGCTCCGCCTGGATTAAAGCCAAAACGGAGTGTGAAGTAGCTGAAATTGGCTACAGCAAGTTTAAAGAATTTACTCAAACCTCACCCGAAATCCTGTATATGTTAGGAAAACAAATGGCTAACCGCTTACGTGCAACCACGCGTAAGGTGGGTGATTTGGCTTTCCTTGATGTTACAGGCCGAGTGGCTCGTACCCTTCTGGAGTTGACCAAAGAGCCTGATGCCATGACTCACCCGGATGGTATGCAGATCAAAATCACTCGTCAGGAGATCGGTCGAATTGTTGGCTGTTCTCGTGAAATGGTGGGCCGAGTCCTCAAGACCCTGGAAGAACAAGGTCTTGTTTCTGTGAAAGGTAAGACAATGGTAGTTTACGGTACTCGATAAACTCCCGTTCACCACTTACATACTAAAAAAGCCAGCGTATGCTGGCTTTTTTAGTTAAAGATTAAATCTGATATTAACCGTGATACTGAGGGCTCAACTCTTCCACCGCCTCAATAAAGGCTTTTGCATGCTCAGGATCTACCCACTGATGAATACCATGACCAAGGTTAAATACATGTCCGGTACCCTGACCGAAGCTGTCCAAAATGGTTTTCACTTCATCACGAATGATCTTTGGTTCCGCGTACAATACACATGGGTCCATATTGCCCTGTAGCGCTACACGATCACCAACACGGCTACGGGCATTACCAATATCGGTTGTCCAGTCCAGGCCAAGCGCATCACAACCAGTATCTGCCATTGATTCCAGCCACTGACCGCCACCTTTGGTGAACATGATTACAGGCACCTTACGCCCTTCGCTTTCACGCTTCAATCCTGCAACAATTTTCTCCATATACTTCAGAGAAAACTCACGATAGCAACGATCACTCAAGGAACCACCCCAGGTATCAAAGATTTGAACCGCTTGGGCACCCGCATCAATTTGAGCATTTAAATAGCCAGTGACTGATTGAGCCAACTTATCCAATAATTGATGCATCACTTCAGGCTGGTTATACATCATTGCTTTAACTTTACGGAAGTCTTTGGAAGAACCACCTTCCACCATGTAAGTAGCTAGCGTCCACGGACTACCAGAGAAACCAATCAAAGGAACACGGCCATTCAATTCACGACGAATAGTAGACACGGCTTTCGTCACATAGGACAGATCCCCGGCCTCCATATTCACAACTGGAAGCGCATTTACATCGGCTTCTGTCTCTACGATTTTTTTGAATTTAGGACCTTCACCCGTCTCAAAATACAAACCTAATCCCATTGCGTCAGGAATCGTCAGAATGTCGGAAAACAGAATAGCCGCATCAAGACCAGGATAGCGATCCAAAGGCTGTAGCGTCACTTCACAAGCAAAATCCGCATTCATACACAGGTCCATAAAGCTTCCTGCATTCGCACGTGAAGCACGATACTCTGGGAGGTAACGACCCGCCTGACGCATCATCCAGATCGGTGTACGATCTACTGGCTCACGTAATAAAGCACGTAAAAAACGGTCGTTTTTAAGCTCAGCTTTAGCTTCGGTCATGGTTACTCCAGAGTAATGTCAAACTAATTAAAAAAATTGCGCTCAATGATAACCAAAAAGCAAAAAAAAAGCTCAGTATGTTCAACACATACCGAGCTTTTTTTGACTTTGGTCAGAAGTATTTTGGCTTCTAGAATTAAATCAAATGCCTACTAGAAACAAATTAAACTTCTAGATAGTCAAGAATGCCTTCTGCAGCCTGACGACCTTCATAGATTGCCGTCACAACCAAGTCAGAACCACGCACCATATCACCGCCAGCAAACACTTTAGGGTTTGTTGTTTGATACGCCTGCGCTTCTGGAGCAATCACACCGCCCCAGTCATTGGTGTTAACTTGGTGATCCGCCAACCAATCTGCCGGGCTTGGACGGAAACCGAAAGCAACCAACACTGCATCTGCAGGTAATACTTGCTCAGAACCTTCGATCACTTCTGGACGACGACGACCATTCTCATCAGGCTCACCAAGACGTGTCTCAACCACTTTAACGCCTTCAACCTTTTCTTCGCCAATGATGGCTACTGGTTGACGGTTAAACAGGAACTGAACACCTTCTTCTTTGGCATTCGCAACTTCACGAACCGAACCAGGCATATTAGCTTCATCACGACGATAGGCACAAGTTACCGCTTCAGCACCCTGACGGATTGAGGTACGGTTACAGTCCATTGCGGTATCACCACCACCAAGAACAATAACCTTCTTGCCTTTCATATCAATGAAATCAGCAGGATCTTTCTCAAAACCAAGATTGCGATTCACATTTGAAATCAAGAACGGCAACGCATCATACACACCAGGAAGGTCTTCACCAGGGAAGCCGCCTTTCATGTAATTGTATGTACCCATACCAAGGAACACAGCATCGTATTCGTTCAGAATATCTTCAAAGCTGATGTCTTTACCTACTTCCGTATTCAAACGGAACTCAACACCCATCTCAGTGAAAACTTCACGACGGCGAACCATCACTTCTTTTTCAAGTTTAAACTCAGGGATACCGAAAGTTAGAAGACCACCAATTTCTGGATATCTATCAAATACGGTAGGTTTCACACCATTACGAACCAAAATATCAGCACATCCCAGACCAGCAGGACCCGCACCGATAACGGCAACCTTTTTATCAGTCCAGGCTACTTTTGACATATCAGGCTTCCAGCCCATAGCAAAAGCAGTATCAGTAATATACTTTTCCGCAGAACCAATGGTTACCGCTCCAAAACCGTCATTCAAGGTACACGCACCTTCACACAGACGATCTTGTGGACAAACTCGACCACAAACTTCTGGTAACGAGTTCGTCTGGTGGCTCATTTCCACGGCTTCAAGAATGTTGCCTTCAGACACCAACTTCAACCAATCAGGGATGAAGTTATGCACAGGACATTTCCATTCACAATACGGGTTACCACAAGCCAAACAACGATGACTTTGATCACGTACTTCTACAGACGTGAAAGGCTCGTAGATTTCATTAAATTCTTTCTTACGAGTATCTGCAGGCTTCTTCTTTGGATCCTGACGGCCTACATCGACAAACTGGAAATTGTTATTTAAGCGTTCAGCCATTTCCGTTCAACCTCTTTTCTCAAGCTTCGTTCACGGGTTATTGTCAAGATAACTCGCGCCCTTATTCAGGACGCGACTTCATGCTATCTAACAATTTACCCAGGCTTGCTGCTTTTGGTTTTACCAACCAGAACTTACCAACGAAGCCATCAAAATCATCTAGAATCTGTTGACCCCAAGCACTGCCAGTTTCAGCAACGTACTCAGTGATCACTTGACGCAGGTGATTACGGTACTCTTCCATTGACTCTTGAGTGATACGATGGATATCAATCAACTCATGATTATAACAGTCAACAAAGGTACGATCCTGATCCAGTACATAAGCGAAACCGCCTGTCATACCAGCACCAAAGTTCACACCTACATTCCCAAGAACAGTAACAAAACCACCCGTCATATATTCACAACAGTGATCGCCTGCACCTTCGATAACAGCATGTGCACCCGAGTTACGAACTGCAAATCGCTCACCCGCTGTACCAGCCGCAAACAACGTACCACCTGTTGCACCGTACAAACACGTGTTACCAATAATGGAGGTTTCTTGAGTCTCAAACTGACTACCTTCTGGCGGACGAATCACCAGCTTACCGCCAGCCATACCTTTACCAACGTAGTCGTTTGCATCACCTTCAAGGCGCATTACCAAACCACCGGCGTTCCAAACACCAAAACTTTGGCCTGCAGTACCTTTAAGATTCAAAGTAACAGGAGCATCAGCCATCCCCAAGTTGCCATAGCGCTTGGCAATCTCACCAGATAAACGAGCACCTACCGAACGGTCACAGTTAGTTACTGTAAACTCAAACTCACCACCTGACTTAGCTTCAACTGCAGAAAGAACTTCTTCAACGATTTGCGTATTCTTAGCGCCTTCATCGTAAGGAGCATTCTTCTGTACAGCACATGTCTGTGGCTTATCTGCCGGAACAAAGCTGTTATCAAGAATTGGTGTCAGGTCAAGCTTGGCTTGACGCTCAGTGATACCATCCAGAATTTCAAGCAAGTCAGTACGACCCACAAGCTCTTCCAATGATTTAACACCCATATCTGCAAGCAACTGACGAACTTCTTGTGCCACGAAACGGAAATAGTTCATCACCATTTCAACCGTGCCAATAAAGTGCTTATCACGAAGCAGATCATCTTGCGTTGCAACACCGGTCGCACAGTTATTCAAGTGACAGATACGAAGGATCTTACAACCCAAAGCCACCATTGGAGCCGTACCAAAGCCATAGCTTTCAGCACCCAAAATTGCAGCCTTAACCACATCAACCCCAGTCTTCATACCACCGTCTGTTTGAAGACGAACTTTGTCACGAAGATCATTAAAACGAAGTGCCTGATGGGCTTCACTCAAACCTAGTTCCCAAGGAGAACCAGCATGTTTAATCGATGTTAACGGACTCGCAGCGGTACCACCATCGTAGCCAGAAATCGTAATCAAGTCAGCGTACGCTTTAGCCACACCAGCAGCAATCGTACCTACGCCTGGCTCAGACACAAGCTTCACAGACACTTGCGCTTCTGGGTTCACTTGTTTCAAGTCGAAGATCAGCTGTGCCAAATCTTCAATTGAATAAATGTCATGATGCGGAGGCGGTGAAATCAAGGTCACACCAGGCACTGAATAACGCAAGCGCGCGATCAGATCATTTACCTTACCACCTGGTAACTGTCCACCTTCACCCGGCTTAGCACCCTGAGCTACTTTAATCTGTAGAACGTCTGCATTCACTAGGTAATGAGGGGTTACACCAAAACGACCAGAGGCGATTTGCTTAATTTTCGAACGTTTCTCTGTACCGTAACGAACAGGATCCTCACCACCCTCACCAGAGTTTGAACGACCACCAAGGCGGTTCATCGCTACAGCCAAAGCTTCGTGCGCTTCAGGAGAAAGTGCACCAAGCGACATAGCCGCAGAGTCAAAACGAGGATAAATACTTTCTAACGGCTCAACGTCATCAATTGAAATCGGGTTAACACCGGTTTTCAACTTAAACATGTCGCGCAATGTAGCAATCGGACGCTCATTAACCAATTCAGCGTACTGATCATAGGCACGCTGATCACCATTCTGAACTGCGTCCTGAAGTAACTTAACTACATCCGGGTTATAGGTGTGATATTCGCTGTTGTGTACAAACTTCAGGAAACCACCTTGGGTGATTGGCTTACGCTTACGCGATGCAAGATCAGCCAACATTTGTTGATCTTCCTGAAGATCACTGAAGTCAGCACCTTGAATACGGTTAGCAACACCAGTAAAGCACAGATCAACAACAGATTGATTCAGACCAATACATTCAAATAATTGTGAACCACGGTAAGATGCAATCGTAGAAATACCCATCTTAGATAGGATTTTCAGAAGCCCTTTATTGATACCTTTACGGTAGTTCTTCTGAGCTTCGATTGGATCCATAACCAACTCACCAGAACGTACAAGATCACAAAGTGTTTCGTACGCAAGATAAGGATGGATTGCAGTAGCACCAAAACCAATCAATACAGCACAGTGATGAGAATCACGAGCCCAACCGGTTTCAACAATGATGTTTGAATCACAACGAAGACCTTCGTTGATCAGACGGTGGTGAACTGCACCCGTTGCCATGAACGAGTTAACAGGCAGTTTACCTTCCGAGATCTCACGATCAGAAAGAATAACCAGCGTTGTTCCTGATTTAACTAGATCAACCGCTTCATCACATACACGTTTAACAGCGGCTTCAAGACCTTCTTCCGCAGTATACTCAAGCTTCACGACACCAGCTCGGAAACGATCGTCTTCCAACGAAGCCAGCTTGTTTACTTTACTGCCAGAAAGAATAGGCGTCGTCAAAATAATACGAGACGCATGCTCCGGCGAAAACTCAAATACATTTCGCTCAGCACCAATACATGTCTCTAAAGACATTACGATGGTTTCACGTAATGGATCGATTGGCGGGTTTGTAACCTGAGCAAATTTCTGACGGAAGAAATCACTGACCGGACGGATCTTCTGAGACAACACAGCCATAGGCGTATCATCACCCATTGATCCAACGGCTTCCTGGCCACCTTCAGCCAATGGACGCAGTACCTGATCACGTTCTTCGAATGTCACTTGATACATCTTCATGTTGGCTTTCAGAACTTCCTGATCCAGGCTCTCTGCCTGTTGAAGTTCTTCGCTCATAGAAGATTCAATACGAATAGCGTTCTCTTTCAACCACTTCTTATAAGGGTTTGAGTTTTTCAGACGCTCATCAATATCTTTGGTATGCAGAACTTCACCAGTGCTTGTGTCAATAACAAGCATTTGACCCGGTCCTACACGACCTTTGGCAACAACATCTTCAGGAGCATAATCATATACACCGATTTCTGATGCCAAAGTAATATAACCATTTTTAGTCGTTACCCAACGAGCAGGGCGAAGACCGTTACGGTCAAGCATACATACCGCATGACGACCATCAGTCATTACAACGCCCGCAGGGCCATCCCATGCTTCACAGTGCATGGAAGTATATTCGTAGAAGGCACGCAGATCTGGATCCATCGTCTCGGCATTTTGCCAAGCTGGCGGAATAATCAATCGCAACGCTTGAGCTAGGTCCATACCACCTGCAAGCAACAACTCAAGCATGTTATCCATACTAGAAGAGTCAGATCCAGTAGTGTTTACAACTGGCTGCAGATCATTTAGCTCAGGGATAAGTGGCGTAGCATACTTGCTACCACGAGCTTTAGCCCAGTTACGGTTACCTTCAACCGTATTAATCTCACCATTATGCGCAAGATAACGGAACGGTTGAGCCAACGGCCAACGAGGTAAGGTATTCGTAGAAAATCTTTGGTGGAATACACAAATAGAGGTAGTAACGCGCTCATCACCAAGATCTAAATAAAAACTTGGCAAATCAACAGGCATCATCAAGCCTTTATAAGACAGAACTTCTGATGACATACTACAGATGTAGAAGTTTTCCTGGCCCGTATTGGCTTGTTCAGCTCGGCGTTTGGTAACAAACAGCTTAACCATGAACTCTTGTTCAGTTAAACCTTCCGGCGCTTCAATAAATAGTTGCTCGAATCGAGGCAATACATCAATCGCCATAGGACCAAGACAATCATTATTCGTTGGCACAACACGCCAACCAGCTACGGTTAATCCTTCTGCTTTCACAGCCGCTTCAACGTTAGAACGTTGTGTGCTGGCCAATTCCTCATTCAAATCAAGGAACAGCATCGCAACGGCATACTGATCAGCTAGGCTTTTCCCAAACTGTTCATTTGCTACTTCTCTGAGGAATGCATCTGGTTTTTTAATCAGAAGACCACAACCGTCGCCTGTTTTACCGTCTGCAGCAATACCACCACGATGGGTCATGCAAGTTAGAGCTTCAATTGCAGTCTCTAACAAGTGGTGGCTAGCTTCACCGCTCATGTGAGCAATCAGACCAAAACCACAGTTATCTCTGACATCCCCAGGATGATAAAGACCTTTACTCATAAGCCACTCTCACCTAGCTAATCTTAAAATTCTTAACCGAGCCACGACAAATACCTAGGCTCAAAACACCTGCGAAAAGCCTCCACGCAGGCAAAGGGGCGACAATTTTACACAAAACAGTGGCAGGTAACAAACTTTTACGCAAAATCCGTACAGAAATGCGACGAGTCTATTCAAATATGCGACTTCTTAAGGAGAAAAGAAGATGTGGAATAATTCAAAAAGAAAGGAATGAATAATACTACTAAAATTCCCGGATACTAGCGAATCATCTCCTTCTGAATTGCAGAGAAATTACGAATCCAAAGATCTTTCAAGCCTAACTCTGTACCTGTTTTTTTTGCAGATTCACGATTCTCAAAGCTTCCATAGATCAAAACAAACCAAGGTTGACCTCGCAATACACCCTCATAAAGATGAAGCTGGGATTTATCACCCTTAAACCCATCCACATAACGAGTGACGTTTTGCTTGGAATGAGCTCCCAATATCTGAATGGTATAGCGATTGCCTGGCTGTGCCGCAATCCACTGTATAGAAAGATGCTTACCAGCATCATCCTGACCCACCGATTTCACTGATTTATCTTGGGTCTGTTGAGTAACAACTGCAGGTTTAGGTGCATCGATCGGACGCGGACGCTCCACATCCTTCTCTGCTGAAACCTCTGCAATAGATACATTTAGCTCATTGCCTTGAAGTTCTTGTTCGGCTTGCTTAGTACCGACAGCAGAAATATTCTTACGTTCTTCAAGCAGCTCTTCCTGCTTCTTCCGAAGCTGTTCCAATAAGCTACTGGAAGCAGGCCTACTGCTTACTGGCTTTTCCTCTTCAGCGACGGAAAGAGATGAGAGTTCTTCAACTTCTTCGACTTTCTGCCCCGTAATAACAGGTTCAAGCTGCTCCTTCCTAACCACTTCACCCTCTGGGTTTTGACTCTTTTCTGCCTGATAAAAGAACGCAATCCCACCAAGAATTAATGCAACAACAACCAGTACCGCATACTGATATTTTGGCAGTGAAAAAGAAGCACTATTAACAGCCGACGGCATTTCCCTTTCCAGCAATGATCGGATGGCAGCATTCACCTGACCAAGCTTCCCTTCGGACAATTCATGAATGACATTAATATCACTCTCAGAGTACATAATTCGCTCTGACTCGGGCTTCACTGATTCAATAAAGTTTAGGTACTCGGCAATAGAAGCCCGATCCATAACAGGAACCCTAAGGGTAAACACCTGCTCCCCTCCTGCTGCTTTCACAGAAGGCTTTAAAAGATGCTTTTCAATATAAAGCTCGGAGAACAGAATACATTGAACTGTCTCCCGATACTTTTTGTCATGAACCAGTGCCAACAGTACTTCTAAAGCGTCTTCACTAATTTCATGAGCATCATCAATAAGAAAGACAATACTATTACCAGAATCGGCAAGTCTTAAAAGATAAGAACCAATTAATGAAAGAAGAGCACCCTCATCACTGGTAGAAGGCAAATCAGGAAGGTCATGATGAAAGCGATTTGCCATTAATTGATGCAACATCTGATTAAGTAATTCAGAGGAAGACATCAACAAAGAAGCTTGAACTTCAATAGCATTCCCAGGCAATGAAGCTTTTACTGCATGTAACAGGTGACTTTTTCCAACACCAGCCTCACCTGTCACATTTACAGTCATTGAACCGAAACGGGCTAAGTGAACAATTTGATCCAATAACTCACCACGCTGCCCACCAGGAAAAAATCGATTAGATACAAGTGGTGATCGTACCTGTTCAGATTCAAACCCAGTCATTTCAGGTTGAGCTACCGTCGACATATTGTCTTCCTTAGTCCTTTTGTCTAAAACACTAACATACCATGCTTATCTACTAGCAACTAGATAAGGTGTTCATAAACACATCTTGAGGATAGTCAGACGTAATGACCGCCTCTCCCAGCTTTTTCAGCAGCACAAGGCGAATACGGTGGTCCAAGTTTTTTTTGTCCAAAGACATATACTCTACAAAGTCATCAGGCGTCATATTGTCTGGGGATCGCGCGGGCAATTTAGCCTTTTCCACCAACGAACACACTTGAGTGTATTCGTCGGAACTCAACCAACCCAACTCACGAGACATGTGAGCTGCCATCACCATCCCAGTACCAACAGCTTCTCCATGCAACCATTTTCCATAGCCCTGATGAGCTTCAATAGCATGACCAAAGGTGTGTCCAAGATTTAACAAAGCACGGCAACCTGACTCCAGCTCATCCTCAGCCACTATCTCTGCTTTATTCCGACAAGACTCAAAAATCGCTTTAGTTAATGCCTCTGAATCACATTTCAAAAGGTTTTCAATATTACTTTCGATCCATGACAAAAACTCAGGATCTCGGATTAAGCCATATTTAATAACCTCTGCAATACCTGCTGACAATTCCCTTTCAGGAAGAGTACGCAAGGTCGAGGTATCTGCAATCACAACATTAGGCTGATGAAACGCCCCAACCATGTTTTTACCTAGCGGATGATTAATACCCGTTTTTCCTCCAACAGAGGAATCCACTTGGGATAATAAAGTCGTAGGCACCTGAATAAAATCAACACCCCGCTGATAAGATGCCGCCGCATAACCACACATATCACCAACAACACCGCCGCCCAATGCGATAAGCGTCGTTTTACGGTTATGGCGTTTTTTTAACAACTCGGTATAAATAAGGTCGAGACTGGAAGCAT includes the following:
- a CDS encoding OsmC family protein — translated: MKARIKWVENVSFLGESGTGHTVLMDGPEDHGGRNIGMRPMETLLIGMGGCASFDVVSILKKSRQQVTDCVAEIEAERADEVPSVFTKIHLHFKVTGTNLKEAQVKRAVELSAEKYCSASIMLGKAGVEITHDYEVIEG
- the crp gene encoding cAMP-activated global transcriptional regulator CRP; protein product: MTSIIKPVETNKHLDAFVAQCHRRKYPSKSTIIYAGDECDSLYYIVKGSVAVIIEDDDGREMIMAYLNAGDFFGEMGLFDQEETRSAWIKAKTECEVAEIGYSKFKEFTQTSPEILYMLGKQMANRLRATTRKVGDLAFLDVTGRVARTLLELTKEPDAMTHPDGMQIKITRQEIGRIVGCSREMVGRVLKTLEEQGLVSVKGKTMVVYGTR
- the hemE gene encoding uroporphyrinogen decarboxylase, which encodes MTEAKAELKNDRFLRALLREPVDRTPIWMMRQAGRYLPEYRASRANAGSFMDLCMNADFACEVTLQPLDRYPGLDAAILFSDILTIPDAMGLGLYFETGEGPKFKKIVETEADVNALPVVNMEAGDLSYVTKAVSTIRRELNGRVPLIGFSGSPWTLATYMVEGGSSKDFRKVKAMMYNQPEVMHQLLDKLAQSVTGYLNAQIDAGAQAVQIFDTWGGSLSDRCYREFSLKYMEKIVAGLKRESEGRKVPVIMFTKGGGQWLESMADTGCDALGLDWTTDIGNARSRVGDRVALQGNMDPCVLYAEPKIIRDEVKTILDSFGQGTGHVFNLGHGIHQWVDPEHAKAFIEAVEELSPQYHG
- a CDS encoding glutamate synthase subunit beta; the encoded protein is MAERLNNNFQFVDVGRQDPKKKPADTRKKEFNEIYEPFTSVEVRDQSHRCLACGNPYCEWKCPVHNFIPDWLKLVSEGNILEAVEMSHQTNSLPEVCGRVCPQDRLCEGACTLNDGFGAVTIGSAEKYITDTAFAMGWKPDMSKVAWTDKKVAVIGAGPAGLGCADILVRNGVKPTVFDRYPEIGGLLTFGIPEFKLEKEVMVRRREVFTEMGVEFRLNTEVGKDISFEDILNEYDAVFLGMGTYNYMKGGFPGEDLPGVYDALPFLISNVNRNLGFEKDPADFIDMKGKKVIVLGGGDTAMDCNRTSIRQGAEAVTCAYRRDEANMPGSVREVANAKEEGVQFLFNRQPVAIIGEEKVEGVKVVETRLGEPDENGRRRPEVIEGSEQVLPADAVLVAFGFRPSPADWLADHQVNTNDWGGVIAPEAQAYQTTNPKVFAGGDMVRGSDLVVTAIYEGRQAAEGILDYLEV
- the gltB gene encoding glutamate synthase large subunit, with protein sequence MSKGLYHPGDVRDNCGFGLIAHMSGEASHHLLETAIEALTCMTHRGGIAADGKTGDGCGLLIKKPDAFLREVANEQFGKSLADQYAVAMLFLDLNEELASTQRSNVEAAVKAEGLTVAGWRVVPTNNDCLGPMAIDVLPRFEQLFIEAPEGLTEQEFMVKLFVTKRRAEQANTGQENFYICSMSSEVLSYKGLMMPVDLPSFYLDLGDERVTTSICVFHQRFSTNTLPRWPLAQPFRYLAHNGEINTVEGNRNWAKARGSKYATPLIPELNDLQPVVNTTGSDSSSMDNMLELLLAGGMDLAQALRLIIPPAWQNAETMDPDLRAFYEYTSMHCEAWDGPAGVVMTDGRHAVCMLDRNGLRPARWVTTKNGYITLASEIGVYDYAPEDVVAKGRVGPGQMLVIDTSTGEVLHTKDIDERLKNSNPYKKWLKENAIRIESSMSEELQQAESLDQEVLKANMKMYQVTFEERDQVLRPLAEGGQEAVGSMGDDTPMAVLSQKIRPVSDFFRQKFAQVTNPPIDPLRETIVMSLETCIGAERNVFEFSPEHASRIILTTPILSGSKVNKLASLEDDRFRAGVVKLEYTAEEGLEAAVKRVCDEAVDLVKSGTTLVILSDREISEGKLPVNSFMATGAVHHRLINEGLRCDSNIIVETGWARDSHHCAVLIGFGATAIHPYLAYETLCDLVRSGELVMDPIEAQKNYRKGINKGLLKILSKMGISTIASYRGSQLFECIGLNQSVVDLCFTGVANRIQGADFSDLQEDQQMLADLASRKRKPITQGGFLKFVHNSEYHTYNPDVVKLLQDAVQNGDQRAYDQYAELVNERPIATLRDMFKLKTGVNPISIDDVEPLESIYPRFDSAAMSLGALSPEAHEALAVAMNRLGGRSNSGEGGEDPVRYGTEKRSKIKQIASGRFGVTPHYLVNADVLQIKVAQGAKPGEGGQLPGGKVNDLIARLRYSVPGVTLISPPPHHDIYSIEDLAQLIFDLKQVNPEAQVSVKLVSEPGVGTIAAGVAKAYADLITISGYDGGTAASPLTSIKHAGSPWELGLSEAHQALRFNDLRDKVRLQTDGGMKTGVDVVKAAILGAESYGFGTAPMVALGCKILRICHLNNCATGVATQDDLLRDKHFIGTVEMVMNYFRFVAQEVRQLLADMGVKSLEELVGRTDLLEILDGITERQAKLDLTPILDNSFVPADKPQTCAVQKNAPYDEGAKNTQIVEEVLSAVEAKSGGEFEFTVTNCDRSVGARLSGEIAKRYGNLGMADAPVTLNLKGTAGQSFGVWNAGGLVMRLEGDANDYVGKGMAGGKLVIRPPEGSQFETQETSIIGNTCLYGATGGTLFAAGTAGERFAVRNSGAHAVIEGAGDHCCEYMTGGFVTVLGNVGVNFGAGMTGGFAYVLDQDRTFVDCYNHELIDIHRITQESMEEYRNHLRQVITEYVAETGSAWGQQILDDFDGFVGKFWLVKPKAASLGKLLDSMKSRPE
- a CDS encoding SPOR domain-containing protein — translated: MSTVAQPEMTGFESEQVRSPLVSNRFFPGGQRGELLDQIVHLARFGSMTVNVTGEAGVGKSHLLHAVKASLPGNAIEVQASLLMSSSELLNQMLHQLMANRFHHDLPDLPSTSDEGALLSLIGSYLLRLADSGNSIVFLIDDAHEISEDALEVLLALVHDKKYRETVQCILFSELYIEKHLLKPSVKAAGGEQVFTLRVPVMDRASIAEYLNFIESVKPESERIMYSESDINVIHELSEGKLGQVNAAIRSLLEREMPSAVNSASFSLPKYQYAVLVVVALILGGIAFFYQAEKSQNPEGEVVRKEQLEPVITGQKVEEVEELSSLSVAEEEKPVSSRPASSSLLEQLRKKQEELLEERKNISAVGTKQAEQELQGNELNVSIAEVSAEKDVERPRPIDAPKPAVVTQQTQDKSVKSVGQDDAGKHLSIQWIAAQPGNRYTIQILGAHSKQNVTRYVDGFKGDKSQLHLYEGVLRGQPWFVLIYGSFENRESAKKTGTELGLKDLWIRNFSAIQKEMIR
- the aroB gene encoding 3-dehydroquinate synthase translates to METLKVDLGERSYPIFIGEGLLGNSELLVPYIAGQQVMIVTNETVAPLYLEQLKTGLEGFQVDEVILPDGEEFKNASSLDLIYTELLKKRHNRKTTLIALGGGVVGDMCGYAAASYQRGVDFIQVPTTLLSQVDSSVGGKTGINHPLGKNMVGAFHQPNVVIADTSTLRTLPERELSAGIAEVIKYGLIRDPEFLSWIESNIENLLKCDSEALTKAIFESCRNKAEIVAEDELESGCRALLNLGHTFGHAIEAHQGYGKWLHGEAVGTGMVMAAHMSRELGWLSSDEYTQVCSLVEKAKLPARSPDNMTPDDFVEYMSLDKKNLDHRIRLVLLKKLGEAVITSDYPQDVFMNTLSSC